The Nitrospira tepida genome includes a window with the following:
- a CDS encoding response regulator yields the protein MYKARLALADDHPLVLDSLRQLLEPDFSIVGAASNGKDLLDLAARTKPDVILLDVSMPDMNGYEAARRLKIDVPTAKIVFLTMLSEPIHISEGFRAGASGYVLKQSASDELRAAINSVLANKRYLSEKIASEVREVIEHEWLRPEGFTGDLTPRQREILVLLTKGCTTKQIAGELRISMKTVEFHKANITRKLGLHTISDLTKFALAQGMTSLHPQE from the coding sequence ATGTACAAAGCCAGGCTCGCATTGGCCGACGATCATCCGTTGGTCTTGGATAGTCTCCGGCAACTGCTGGAGCCGGATTTCTCCATCGTCGGGGCTGCATCGAACGGGAAGGACCTCCTGGACTTGGCGGCACGCACCAAGCCGGATGTGATCTTGCTCGATGTGTCGATGCCGGACATGAACGGATATGAAGCCGCCCGCCGTCTCAAGATCGACGTCCCGACGGCCAAAATCGTCTTTCTCACGATGCTGTCGGAACCGATCCACATCAGCGAGGGATTCCGGGCCGGCGCAAGCGGCTATGTGTTGAAGCAATCGGCATCGGACGAGCTGAGAGCCGCTATCAACAGCGTGCTCGCCAACAAGCGTTATCTTTCGGAAAAGATCGCCTCCGAAGTCCGTGAAGTCATCGAGCATGAGTGGCTCCGCCCCGAAGGTTTCACCGGAGACCTGACTCCCCGCCAGCGGGAAATTCTGGTCTTGCTGACCAAGGGTTGCACGACCAAACAGATCGCCGGCGAGTTGCGGATTTCCATGAAGACGGTCGAATTTCACAAGGCCAACATCACCCGCAAACTCGGCCTCCACACGATTTCCGACCTCACCAAGTTCGCCCTGGCCCAGGGGATGACCTCGCTCCATCCGCAGGAATAA
- a CDS encoding response regulator: MASKPRVIVADDHELVAEGIQKLLEPYCTLVGRVADGRALLKAVEDQKPDIAVVDIALPLLNGLDASRQILKASPGIKIVILTMHGENNFVREAFRVGVSGYVLKQSVSSELVLALNEVLKGRTFVSPMVAQGLVDRAVNPAAPEGPSAEGGDFAQGLSMRQREVLQLVAEGKSIKEIAAILNVSIKTVEFHKTRIMKELKLHTTAELTKYAIANGLVSIQ; the protein is encoded by the coding sequence ATGGCCAGCAAGCCCAGGGTGATTGTCGCCGACGACCATGAACTCGTCGCCGAAGGGATTCAAAAGTTGCTCGAACCCTATTGCACGCTGGTTGGGCGGGTCGCGGACGGCCGGGCCCTGCTCAAGGCCGTAGAAGACCAGAAGCCGGATATTGCGGTCGTCGATATCGCGCTGCCGTTGCTCAACGGGTTGGACGCATCCCGGCAGATCCTCAAGGCGAGTCCCGGCATCAAGATTGTCATCCTGACCATGCATGGCGAAAACAATTTCGTGCGGGAAGCGTTCCGAGTCGGAGTGTCGGGCTATGTCCTTAAGCAGTCCGTGAGTTCCGAATTGGTGCTGGCCCTCAATGAAGTGTTGAAGGGCAGGACCTTCGTCTCGCCGATGGTGGCCCAGGGCCTGGTGGATCGCGCCGTGAATCCCGCGGCTCCGGAGGGGCCGTCGGCGGAAGGCGGAGATTTTGCGCAGGGACTCAGCATGCGTCAGCGCGAAGTGTTGCAGCTCGTGGCCGAAGGCAAGTCAATCAAGGAAATCGCCGCGATCCTCAATGTCTCGATTAAAACGGTGGAGTTTCACAAGACCCGGATCATGAAAGAACTCAAGCTCCACACGACGGCCGAATTGACGAAGTACGCCATTGCGAACGGCCTGGTGTCGATCCAATAA
- a CDS encoding BON domain-containing protein has protein sequence MSTRSTRTWRIAAMPRQGSGPRPCIGAVAVVALALWTAVDAAPCRALEPPSDEQITAGVTRRLTEQTPPLDRVLVRVDHGHVLLSGLVPTAKMKTLATQETLSVPGVQSIANNLWIETEPPTDQQMMLAVQEALQLGRLTPGNNIIVQVSERVVTLAGTVGSEAQRADAFRLAQTVPLVEDVHNQIEVAGPARSDPDIANEAETILRLSPDISLGRLVLRVVNGLMTLEGPAEQREALTTAAAQLRTIQGVRDVQVKVIDQAP, from the coding sequence ATGTCCACTCGATCGACACGAACGTGGCGCATTGCCGCGATGCCCAGGCAGGGATCAGGCCCGCGCCCCTGCATCGGCGCCGTGGCGGTCGTCGCGCTTGCGCTCTGGACGGCGGTCGATGCGGCTCCCTGTCGCGCGCTGGAGCCTCCATCCGACGAACAGATCACCGCCGGCGTGACCCGACGGTTGACCGAACAGACTCCTCCGCTGGACCGCGTGCTCGTCCGCGTCGATCACGGCCATGTGCTCCTGTCCGGGCTTGTCCCGACCGCCAAGATGAAAACGCTGGCCACTCAGGAGACGCTTTCGGTGCCGGGTGTCCAATCCATCGCCAACAATCTCTGGATCGAGACGGAACCGCCGACCGATCAACAGATGATGCTCGCGGTCCAGGAGGCGTTGCAGCTCGGACGGTTGACGCCCGGCAATAACATCATTGTCCAAGTTTCCGAGCGAGTCGTGACGCTGGCCGGCACCGTCGGCAGCGAAGCCCAACGAGCGGACGCCTTCCGATTGGCGCAGACCGTGCCGTTGGTCGAGGACGTCCATAATCAGATCGAAGTCGCGGGGCCGGCCAGAAGCGACCCGGACATCGCCAATGAGGCCGAGACGATCTTGAGGCTGTCGCCCGACATCAGCCTCGGCAGGCTGGTCCTCCGCGTCGTCAACGGCCTCATGACGCTTGAAGGTCCCGCCGAACAGCGGGAAGCCTTGACAACGGCCGCCGCACAACTCCGGACCATCCAGGGAGTCAGGGACGTGCAGGTGAAGGTCATCGATCAGGCTCCGTGA
- a CDS encoding response regulator has translation MPEILRVLIVEDEESDAELAARELRRAGFQPVWNRVETEEAFLEHLGRSYDVILSDNRLPQFSAAQALSHVRALGSDIPFVVVSAAIGEEQAVALLRAGAADYLMKDRLSRLGEAIRHALEQKRLREQAQAAQDALRRLNEELERRIAERTVELEQANRSLAHELAERRRIEHVLRQSEAELERRVARRTSELKQSQERLRSLASELTLTEERERRRLAGELHDYLAQLLVLGRIKLQQIHQQISDQRAAAALKEVDQIFHDSLDYTRSVMAELAPPMLQEFGLASALCWLAERMRTHGLTVEVITQAVMPKPVEDHTVLLFQSVRELLFNVVKHAGTSQATVTVGCTPKGELEVTVEDRGCGFDPASVAMGHAGGQLKQFGLFSVRERMEAMGGCMMIESTPGCGSRIVLRVPCDPPEQAPDGAANRAAAHDDAGESKVPVIPLGQRPARVLLVDDHAMVREGLRRVLEHYDDLTVVGEAADGWEALEAMRSVRPDVVVMDVNMPRLDGIAATTRIKQEMPNMAVIGLSVVNTESMQEAMRAAGAAAFVSKECAASELYQAIQTALSPPACNGGARNGVTEPDR, from the coding sequence ATGCCCGAGATCCTTCGAGTCCTGATCGTCGAGGACGAAGAATCCGACGCCGAGCTGGCCGCGCGTGAACTGCGACGGGCCGGGTTTCAACCGGTCTGGAACCGGGTCGAGACCGAGGAGGCTTTTCTGGAGCACCTCGGCCGCTCCTACGACGTCATCCTGTCGGACAATCGATTGCCCCAGTTCAGCGCCGCGCAGGCGTTGTCGCACGTCCGGGCGCTGGGCAGCGACATTCCGTTCGTGGTGGTCTCCGCCGCCATCGGCGAGGAACAGGCCGTGGCGCTCCTGCGGGCCGGGGCCGCCGATTATCTGATGAAGGATCGGCTGAGCCGGCTCGGCGAGGCGATCCGGCACGCGCTGGAGCAAAAACGCCTTCGCGAGCAGGCCCAGGCCGCCCAGGATGCGCTCCGCCGGTTGAACGAAGAGCTGGAGCGGAGGATCGCCGAGCGGACGGTTGAGCTGGAGCAGGCGAACCGATCACTGGCCCACGAGCTGGCGGAACGCCGGCGTATCGAGCACGTGTTGCGGCAGAGCGAGGCGGAGCTCGAACGCCGGGTGGCCCGGCGCACGAGCGAGCTCAAACAGTCCCAGGAACGGCTGCGGTCGCTGGCTTCCGAGCTGACCCTGACGGAGGAGCGGGAACGGCGGCGGCTGGCCGGCGAGCTGCATGACTATCTGGCCCAACTGCTCGTGCTGGGCCGCATCAAGCTGCAGCAGATCCACCAGCAGATCTCCGATCAACGGGCGGCGGCCGCGCTGAAGGAGGTCGATCAGATCTTTCACGACTCTCTCGACTATACCCGGTCGGTGATGGCGGAGCTGGCGCCGCCCATGCTGCAAGAATTCGGGCTGGCTTCCGCCCTCTGCTGGCTCGCGGAGCGCATGCGCACCCATGGCCTGACCGTCGAGGTGATCACCCAGGCCGTCATGCCCAAGCCGGTCGAGGACCACACGGTGCTGTTGTTTCAATCGGTGCGCGAGTTGCTGTTCAACGTGGTCAAGCATGCGGGGACTTCGCAGGCCACGGTGACCGTGGGCTGTACCCCGAAGGGAGAGCTGGAGGTCACGGTCGAAGATCGCGGCTGCGGGTTCGACCCGGCCTCGGTTGCCATGGGGCACGCGGGAGGGCAACTCAAGCAATTCGGGCTTTTCAGCGTGCGGGAACGAATGGAAGCCATGGGCGGGTGCATGATGATCGAAAGCACGCCCGGTTGTGGGAGCCGGATCGTCTTGCGCGTCCCTTGCGATCCTCCGGAGCAGGCGCCGGACGGGGCCGCGAACCGGGCGGCGGCTCATGACGACGCCGGTGAATCGAAGGTTCCGGTGATCCCGCTCGGGCAGCGTCCGGCTCGAGTGCTGCTGGTGGACGATCATGCCATGGTCCGCGAAGGATTGCGACGGGTGCTGGAACACTATGACGACCTCACGGTCGTGGGAGAGGCCGCCGACGGGTGGGAGGCCTTGGAGGCGATGCGATCGGTGCGGCCGGATGTGGTGGTGATGGACGTGAACATGCCCCGTCTGGACGGGATTGCCGCCACCACGCGCATCAAACAGGAGATGCCGAACATGGCCGTCATCGGGCTCTCGGTGGTCAATACGGAGTCGATGCAGGAAGCCATGCGGGCGGCGGGAGCGGCAGCCTTCGTGAGCAAGGAATGTGCGGCGAGCGAACTCTATCAGGCTATCCAGACTGCGTTGTCCCCGCCGGCCTGCAACGGGGGCGCGAGGAACGGGGTCACGGAGCCTGATCGATGA